In Gopherus flavomarginatus isolate rGopFla2 chromosome 5, rGopFla2.mat.asm, whole genome shotgun sequence, one DNA window encodes the following:
- the LOC127051341 gene encoding zinc finger and SCAN domain-containing protein 20-like yields the protein MPPRPRQAPAWNSSELQDLISVWGEEAVQAQLRSSRRNYDTYGQISQSLLIRGHERNALQCRVKIKELRSAYCKAREGNRRSGAAPTTCRFYKELDAILGCDPTANPRTTMESSEQGEVGGSAEEAKSEATGVEGDTPESQEACSQELFSSQEEASQLQQLEVAGEEEAEEHARVTLTNAAGSPASRHLQNLRKNPRKSKEELIKAVMNHYNRESRKTQEWREKMYEWRQTESRRKELATKKTSKHMISLLARQTDSFESLVAMQGDLYRGNPQPSQSSLSCSPVFAQNTFLQQPVSYYPQLPPTPVRSPTSPDNYNSYPVHSTPIPLQHSNPEVQQTLNSNPNRTYSNL from the exons atgcctccacgccccagacaagccccagcatggaacagttccgagctgcaggacctcatcagtgtttggggtgaggaagctgtgcaagcacagctgcgctccagccggagaaattatgatacctatgggcagatatcacagtccttgctgataaggggccatgaacggaaCGCGTTGCAGTGtagggtaaaaattaaggagctgcgcagtgcttactgcaaagcccgtgagggaaatcgccgctcaggagctgcccccacaacttgccgtttttacaaggagctggatgccatacttgggtgtgaccccactgccaatccgaggaccacgatggagagttcagagcagggagaagtgggggggagTGCAGAGGAAGccaagagtgaggctactggggtggagggagacaccccggagtcccaggaggcatgcagccaggagctcttctcaagccaggaggaggctagccagttgcagcagctggaagttgctggtgaggaagaagctgaggagcatGCTCGGG tgaccttgactaatgcagccggatcaccggcctcacgtcacttgcagaacttgagaaaaaatccacgaaaatcaaaagaggaattgatcaaagcagttatgaatcactacaacagagaaagtaggaagacgcaggaatggagagagaaaatgtatgagtggaggcaaacagaaagcaggagaaaggaattggctaccaaaaaaacctcaaagcacatgataagcctcctggctcgccaaactgactctttcgagtctctcgtagccatgcagggagatctgtaccgtggtaacccacaaccctcccaaagctctctttcttgttccccagtatttgcacaaaacacctttctccagcagccagtttcttattacccccagctgcccccaacacctgtacgatcacctaccagccctgataactacaattcttaccctgtgcactccacccccattcctctgcagcatagtaatcctgaagtgcagcagacattgaacagtaatccaaacaggacatattcaaacctgtga